A single genomic interval of Stenotrophomonas sp. ZAC14D1_NAIMI4_1 harbors:
- a CDS encoding response regulator has product MRILLIEDDAALADGLVRALQGAGHLCDHLALGLLAPAALAAAPYDVMVLDLSLPDVDGLELLSRLRDQGITLPVLILTARDGVEDRILGLDRGGDDYLAKPFALGELEARLRALSRRRSDAPAQKRLGRLCLDSIRQEVQVDGQRIELTARELALVDALMQQPGRTVTKQRLFDTLYSWDHDANLSVIEVHVSRLRRKFEQAGAGVGIRMLRGLGYRLEAIDG; this is encoded by the coding sequence ATGCGAATCCTGTTGATCGAAGACGACGCGGCCCTGGCCGACGGCCTGGTGCGCGCCCTGCAGGGTGCCGGCCACCTGTGTGACCACCTTGCGCTGGGCCTGCTGGCACCCGCGGCACTGGCCGCCGCACCCTATGACGTGATGGTGCTGGACCTGTCGCTGCCCGATGTGGATGGGCTGGAGCTGCTCTCGCGCCTGCGCGACCAGGGCATCACGCTGCCCGTACTGATCCTCACCGCGCGCGATGGCGTGGAGGATCGCATCCTCGGCCTGGACCGCGGTGGCGATGATTACCTGGCCAAACCCTTCGCACTGGGCGAGCTGGAAGCACGCCTGCGCGCCCTGTCGCGTCGCCGCAGCGATGCTCCGGCACAGAAGCGACTGGGCCGGCTGTGCCTGGACAGCATCCGCCAGGAAGTACAGGTGGACGGCCAACGCATCGAATTGACCGCGCGCGAACTCGCCCTGGTGGATGCACTGATGCAGCAACCCGGGCGCACGGTCACCAAGCAGCGGCTGTTCGACACGCTGTACAGCTGGGACCACGACGCCAACCTGTCGGTGATCGAGGTACATGTCAGCCGCCTGCGCCGCAAGTTCGAGCAGGCCGGCGCGGGCGTTGGCATCCGCATGCTGCGCGGTCTCGGCTACCGGCTGGAGGCCATCGATGGTTGA
- a CDS encoding sensor histidine kinase, whose product MVERVHSLRGLLLRRLWLPLLVLLLCSAVGSFALARYFAGQVYDRWLLDSAMSLSELVKDQDGRAVMDVTPAMSRMFTWDTVDEVHGEVVDTAGARLYGDLPEALPRPAQAADDDATYYDARLRGQPVRMVDVVVPVAGGHDVRLRVAETLRKRHRLERKLLMTSVPFQAAILALAAWLAWSGTGAAARHANQVARRLASPRPDPLAPLDPAQEAPRELWPAVEAYNALLQRLDAMQAAQRRFVSNAAHQLRTPLAAMQVELESSLRQQDPQAQQLALSGTLAGLSRLQHLVNQLLLLSRSEDAQGSALPLQTLDVAVLARGVVERYADRALAAGVDLGYEGPDDGVPVAGDAPLLREALGNLLDNALRYGAEQGVITLAVQRRDDGVQLWVDDDGAGIDATERGRVTERFYRASSQGDGCGLGLAIVAEIAQRHGAALDIGSAPMGGARVGLRFST is encoded by the coding sequence ATGGTTGAGCGCGTGCACAGCCTGCGCGGGCTGCTGCTGCGGCGCCTGTGGCTGCCGCTGCTGGTCCTGCTGCTGTGCAGTGCGGTGGGATCCTTCGCACTGGCGCGCTACTTTGCCGGCCAGGTCTACGACCGCTGGCTGCTGGATTCAGCGATGTCGCTGTCCGAGCTGGTGAAGGACCAGGACGGGCGCGCCGTGATGGACGTGACGCCGGCGATGTCGCGCATGTTCACCTGGGACACCGTGGACGAGGTACACGGCGAGGTGGTCGACACCGCCGGTGCACGTCTCTACGGCGATCTGCCCGAAGCGCTGCCGCGTCCCGCACAGGCCGCAGACGACGATGCGACCTATTACGATGCGCGGCTGCGCGGGCAACCCGTGCGCATGGTGGACGTGGTGGTGCCTGTGGCAGGCGGCCACGACGTGCGCCTTCGCGTGGCCGAGACCCTGCGCAAGCGGCACCGGCTGGAGCGCAAGCTGCTGATGACCAGCGTGCCCTTCCAGGCCGCGATTCTCGCGCTGGCCGCATGGCTGGCCTGGTCCGGTACCGGCGCCGCAGCGCGGCATGCCAACCAGGTCGCACGGCGCCTGGCCAGCCCGCGCCCGGACCCCTTGGCGCCGTTGGACCCGGCGCAGGAAGCACCGCGTGAACTATGGCCGGCGGTGGAGGCCTACAACGCGTTGCTGCAGCGGCTGGATGCGATGCAGGCGGCGCAGCGGCGCTTTGTCAGCAACGCTGCACACCAGTTGCGCACGCCCTTGGCCGCGATGCAGGTGGAGCTGGAAAGCTCGTTGAGGCAGCAGGATCCACAGGCACAGCAACTGGCGCTGTCCGGCACGCTGGCCGGCCTGTCGCGGCTGCAGCACCTGGTCAACCAGCTGTTGCTGCTCAGCCGCTCGGAGGATGCACAGGGCAGCGCCTTGCCGTTGCAGACGCTGGACGTCGCCGTGCTGGCACGTGGCGTGGTCGAGCGCTACGCCGACCGTGCGCTGGCGGCTGGCGTGGACCTGGGTTACGAAGGGCCGGATGACGGCGTGCCGGTTGCAGGCGATGCGCCGCTGCTGCGTGAAGCGTTGGGCAACCTGCTGGACAACGCGCTGCGGTACGGCGCCGAGCAAGGGGTAATCACGCTGGCGGTGCAGCGGCGCGACGACGGCGTGCAGCTGTGGGTGGATGATGATGGTGCCGGCATCGACGCGACTGAGCGCGGTCGCGTCACGGAACGCTTCTACCGCGCCAGCAGCCAAGGCGATGGCTGTGGCCTGGGCTTGGCCATCGTGGCCGAGATCGCGCAGCGGCATGGCGCCGCGCTGGACATCGGCAGCGCTCCGATGGGCGGCGCGCGGGTGGGATTGCGGTTTTCTACCTGA
- a CDS encoding SUMF1/EgtB/PvdO family nonheme iron enzyme, with amino-acid sequence MSPLRSALLKCLVPTAFLLTACQGPTPKKPHTLSPELTARVEALSQKTKKDLVEVEGGTFIMGDFGPIDPRAKMPYSSDRNDDVLREVTLSSYALGAKKITYADFDVYTDATGQPRTAQYPMDLEYRNLPDDLPVGVSWEAAQQYCGWVGKLIGRKMELPTEAQWEYAARNRGQFVIWPTDDGSVDNGRNVGDYKTLRAYASKHGYTVGPTPLGQYPPTPLGLYDMIDHGYEWVFDWYRDPYDISDTQDPRGPAHGDEKVQRSHTNQGGSALFIVSMTFTRFRNEPDPGPDPLLSEEGRRIFNPNGFNRFRCAGAALPPPLA; translated from the coding sequence ATGTCGCCTCTTCGATCCGCACTTCTGAAATGCCTTGTGCCAACAGCGTTTCTACTGACCGCTTGCCAAGGTCCTACGCCGAAAAAGCCCCACACGCTCTCTCCTGAGCTCACCGCGCGCGTCGAAGCGTTGTCGCAAAAGACCAAAAAAGACCTCGTGGAGGTGGAAGGCGGCACCTTCATCATGGGCGACTTCGGCCCCATCGACCCGCGCGCAAAGATGCCATACAGCAGTGACCGCAACGATGACGTGCTGCGCGAGGTAACGCTGAGCAGCTACGCACTTGGTGCCAAGAAGATCACCTACGCCGACTTCGACGTCTACACCGATGCCACGGGGCAGCCCCGAACGGCACAGTACCCGATGGATCTGGAGTACAGGAACCTGCCAGACGACCTGCCGGTCGGCGTGAGCTGGGAAGCCGCGCAGCAGTACTGCGGATGGGTGGGAAAACTGATCGGGCGGAAGATGGAGCTGCCGACGGAGGCGCAGTGGGAGTATGCGGCGCGTAACCGGGGCCAGTTCGTAATATGGCCCACCGATGATGGCAGCGTCGACAATGGTCGCAATGTTGGTGACTACAAGACGCTCCGAGCGTATGCGTCCAAACATGGCTACACGGTCGGCCCAACTCCTCTTGGCCAGTACCCGCCCACCCCACTGGGTCTGTATGACATGATCGACCATGGATATGAGTGGGTCTTTGACTGGTATAGGGATCCTTACGACATTTCCGACACACAAGACCCCCGCGGGCCGGCACATGGCGATGAAAAAGTCCAGCGAAGCCACACCAATCAGGGCGGAAGCGCGCTTTTCATCGTATCTATGACGTTCACTCGTTTTAGAAACGAACCTGACCCTGGTCCCGACCCCCTTCTCTCGGAAGAAGGGAGGCGCATATTCAATCCCAACGGCTTCAACCGATTCCGCTGCGCAGGAGCCGCGCTCCCGCCTCCTTTGGCATGA
- a CDS encoding SUMF1/EgtB/PvdO family nonheme iron enzyme, with the protein MPTAFLLIACQGPTPKKPQALSPELTARVEALSQKTKKDLVEIEGGTFIMGDFGPIDPRAEMPYSSDRNDDVLREVTLSSYAIGAKKITYADFDVYTDATGQPRTAQYPIDLEYRNIPDELPVGVSWEAAQQYCGWVGKLIGRKMELPTEAQWEYAARNRGQFVIWPTDDGSVDDGRNVGDNETISRYASQHGYTIGPTPLGQYPPTPLGLYDMIDHGFEWMFDWYQDPYDISETRDPRGPAHGEEKVQRSHNSRGGDSLFITSMTFTRFKRHPNPGPNPLLEDKDKHLFNPNSRNRFRCASPTTQGATDR; encoded by the coding sequence GTGCCCACAGCGTTTCTACTAATCGCGTGCCAAGGCCCTACGCCAAAAAAGCCCCAAGCGCTCTCTCCTGAGCTCACCGCGCGCGTCGAAGCATTGTCGCAAAAGACCAAAAAAGACCTGGTAGAAATTGAAGGCGGCACCTTCATCATGGGTGACTTCGGCCCCATCGATCCGCGCGCAGAGATGCCGTACAGCAGTGACCGCAACGATGACGTGCTGCGCGAGGTGACACTAAGCAGCTACGCAATCGGTGCAAAGAAGATCACCTACGCCGACTTCGACGTCTACACCGATGCCACGGGTCAGCCCCGAACGGCGCAGTACCCGATCGACCTGGAGTACAGAAACATACCGGACGAACTACCGGTCGGCGTGAGCTGGGAGGCCGCGCAACAGTACTGTGGCTGGGTAGGAAAACTGATCGGGCGGAAGATGGAGCTGCCGACAGAGGCGCAGTGGGAGTACGCAGCGCGAAACCGGGGCCAATTTGTTATTTGGCCCACCGATGATGGCAGCGTCGACGATGGAAGGAATGTCGGCGACAACGAGACAATCTCACGCTACGCTTCACAGCACGGGTACACGATCGGTCCAACCCCGCTTGGTCAATACCCGCCCACCCCGCTAGGCCTGTACGACATGATCGATCATGGGTTTGAGTGGATGTTTGACTGGTATCAGGATCCCTACGACATTTCCGAAACACGCGATCCGCGCGGACCTGCGCATGGTGAGGAGAAGGTGCAGCGAAGTCATAACAGTCGTGGCGGGGACTCGCTCTTCATCACCTCTATGACGTTTACTCGATTCAAACGCCATCCAAATCCTGGCCCGAATCCGCTGCTCGAAGACAAGGACAAGCACCTCTTCAACCCCAACAGCCGAAACAGGTTCCGATGTGCATCCCCCACTACACAAGGTGCGACGGATAGGTAA